One genomic region from Streptomyces sp. NBC_01431 encodes:
- a CDS encoding CTP synthase C-terminal region-related (seleno)protein, which produces MTTTRIALVGDRSPDVRSHTRVPLLLEALRDREGLDLDAYWIPTEEAETHGVGGFDAVWVLPGSPYRSEAGALAAVRTAREENIPFLGTCGGFQHALLEYARNVCALHEASHAENTPGTEDPVIVPLACSLVGHEGEILVTPGSRAAQLLGAERSLERYHCNYGASARHVDVLRAHGLVFSGTDGDGEVRIAELPRHPFFLATLFQPELSGDGTRPHPLIRGLAAAAVHHAQSR; this is translated from the coding sequence ATGACAACGACCCGTATCGCCCTGGTGGGCGACCGCTCGCCCGACGTCCGCTCCCACACCCGCGTGCCGCTCCTCCTGGAGGCCCTGCGCGACCGCGAGGGGCTCGACCTGGACGCGTACTGGATCCCGACCGAGGAGGCCGAGACGCACGGCGTCGGGGGCTTCGACGCGGTGTGGGTGCTGCCCGGCAGCCCCTACCGCAGCGAGGCGGGTGCGCTCGCCGCGGTGCGCACCGCGCGCGAGGAGAACATCCCGTTCCTCGGCACGTGCGGCGGCTTCCAGCACGCGCTCCTGGAGTACGCGCGGAACGTGTGCGCCCTGCACGAGGCGAGCCATGCCGAGAACACCCCGGGCACCGAGGACCCGGTCATCGTGCCGCTGGCCTGCTCACTGGTCGGCCACGAGGGGGAGATCCTGGTGACGCCGGGCTCCCGGGCGGCCCAACTCCTGGGCGCCGAGCGGAGCTTGGAGCGCTACCACTGCAACTACGGTGCGAGCGCGCGGCACGTGGACGTCCTGCGCGCCCACGGTCTGGTCTTCTCGGGCACGGACGGCGACGGCGAGGTCCGCATCGCCGAGCTGCCCCGCCACCCCTTCTTCCTGGCGACGCTGTTCCAGCCGGAGCTCTCCGGCGACGGCACCCGCCCGCACCCCCTGATCCGCGGTCTGGCCGCCGCGGCCGTCCACCACGCACAGTCGCGATGA
- a CDS encoding LysR family transcriptional regulator, with the protein MDPHLLRTFVAVAEHGSFSAAASSLGYTQSAVSQHIAALEADLGAALLSRRPVKATEAGERLMEHARPLLLRLEAARADIAGLKQVRPSRLTLACMPAALTPALADALAAVRREVPGLAATTVRVLGRDEVVRAVVTGGADLGLVCGAAAPSDPLPLPDAGPMITLGIAEEPLAVLLPAGHPLAGRPALRLADLADARWIDAPDTAVPLARLRSAAHSDGFRAQVAYSGTDLRGLGALVAAGHGLVALGLGAADGLPGAVGVRVSVPRLVHRTEIIHPRGPAKPVPDLVAALGG; encoded by the coding sequence ATGGACCCGCATCTGCTGCGCACCTTCGTCGCCGTCGCCGAGCACGGCTCGTTCTCCGCCGCCGCCTCCTCGCTCGGCTACACCCAGTCCGCCGTCTCGCAGCACATCGCGGCGCTCGAAGCCGACCTCGGTGCCGCGCTGCTCTCGCGCCGCCCGGTCAAGGCCACCGAGGCGGGGGAGCGGCTCATGGAGCACGCCCGGCCGCTGCTCCTGCGCCTGGAGGCGGCGCGCGCCGACATCGCCGGGCTCAAGCAGGTCCGGCCCTCGCGCCTCACGCTCGCCTGCATGCCCGCGGCGCTGACCCCGGCCCTCGCGGACGCCCTCGCCGCCGTACGCCGCGAGGTCCCCGGGCTCGCGGCGACCACCGTGCGGGTGCTCGGCCGCGACGAGGTGGTCCGGGCCGTCGTGACCGGCGGGGCCGACCTCGGTCTCGTCTGCGGCGCCGCCGCCCCCAGCGACCCGCTGCCGCTGCCCGACGCGGGGCCGATGATCACCCTGGGGATCGCCGAGGAGCCCCTCGCCGTGCTGCTCCCGGCCGGCCACCCCCTCGCGGGCCGCCCCGCACTGCGCCTGGCCGACCTCGCCGACGCCCGCTGGATCGACGCCCCGGACACCGCCGTCCCCCTCGCCCGGCTCCGCAGCGCCGCGCACAGCGACGGTTTCCGGGCCCAAGTGGCGTACAGCGGAACGGACTTGAGGGGGCTCGGCGCGCTCGTCGCGGCCGGGCACGGTCTGGTCGCCCTCGGGCTCGGCGCGGCCGACGGGCTTCCGGGCGCGGTGGGCGTACGGGTCTCGGTGCCGCGCCTGGTGCACCGTACGGAGATCATCCACCCGCGCGGCCCGGCCAAGCCCGTGCCGGACCTCGTCGCCGCGCTGGGCGGCTGA
- a CDS encoding APC family permease, producing the protein MTETLSAPQALAPATGPSPQQAQKLKRSIGVVGGTLLTLSCVTPASTLFVVVPDLFATLGTYTALTIAIGSLLCIAVAFCYSELGTLIPSAGGEYAMVSTMAGRLAGWLVFVLSLLVVMIVPPVIAMGTADYLSPIVHIPAPVAGAAVMLLATLAGLLDLRANAWITGIFLVLEVIAAGVVAVLGFSHSERGAASLVHGSVAGSGGAPSTVTTMMVISGLAIALFITQGFSTAVYLSEELEHPRRNVARTVLATLAISTAVILVPVVAITMGAPDLSALTGGDISSMVTAWSNSAVGTFVSLCVALAIINAGIVMVIQNSRVLFASARDKAWPEPVNRGLSRLGRFGSPWVATLLVGIPGAGLCFVNLDTLYGVTGVSVTGMYLLVAVAALLCRRGSHKDVPAWRMPLWPTVPVLLIAVLAYILTQQETEYLLWTGGIVAVATLYWVLYLRPRRATRWLVSIPEDAQA; encoded by the coding sequence ATGACGGAAACGCTCAGCGCCCCCCAGGCGCTCGCCCCCGCGACCGGCCCCTCCCCCCAGCAGGCACAGAAGCTCAAGCGTTCCATCGGCGTCGTGGGGGGCACCCTCCTCACGCTGTCCTGCGTGACACCCGCCTCCACCCTGTTCGTGGTCGTGCCCGATCTCTTCGCCACCCTCGGCACCTACACCGCCCTCACCATCGCGATCGGCTCGCTGCTCTGTATCGCCGTGGCGTTCTGCTACTCGGAGCTGGGCACCCTCATCCCCAGCGCGGGCGGCGAGTACGCCATGGTGTCCACGATGGCCGGACGGCTCGCCGGCTGGCTGGTGTTCGTCCTCTCGCTGCTCGTCGTGATGATCGTGCCGCCCGTCATCGCCATGGGCACCGCCGACTACCTCTCGCCGATCGTCCACATCCCGGCGCCCGTCGCGGGGGCCGCGGTGATGCTGCTCGCCACCCTGGCCGGCCTGCTCGACCTGCGCGCCAACGCCTGGATCACCGGCATCTTCCTGGTCCTCGAAGTCATCGCCGCCGGAGTCGTCGCGGTCCTCGGCTTCTCCCACAGCGAGCGCGGCGCCGCCTCACTGGTGCACGGCTCGGTGGCCGGTTCGGGCGGCGCCCCCTCGACGGTCACCACGATGATGGTGATCTCCGGACTCGCCATCGCCCTCTTCATCACGCAGGGCTTCTCGACCGCCGTCTACCTCTCGGAGGAGCTGGAGCACCCGCGGCGCAACGTCGCCCGGACCGTTCTCGCCACCCTCGCCATCTCAACCGCCGTGATCCTGGTGCCCGTTGTCGCCATCACCATGGGCGCCCCCGACCTCTCGGCCCTCACCGGCGGCGACATCAGCAGCATGGTCACCGCCTGGTCGAACTCCGCCGTCGGCACCTTCGTCAGTCTCTGCGTGGCTCTCGCGATCATCAACGCGGGCATCGTCATGGTCATCCAGAACTCCCGGGTCCTGTTCGCCTCCGCCCGCGACAAGGCCTGGCCCGAGCCCGTCAACCGGGGCCTGTCCCGGCTCGGCCGGTTCGGTTCCCCGTGGGTCGCCACCCTCCTCGTCGGCATCCCCGGGGCCGGTCTGTGCTTCGTCAACCTCGACACCCTGTACGGCGTCACCGGAGTCTCCGTCACCGGCATGTACCTGCTCGTCGCCGTCGCCGCCCTGCTCTGCCGACGCGGCTCGCACAAGGACGTCCCCGCCTGGCGCATGCCGCTGTGGCCCACCGTCCCGGTGCTGCTCATCGCGGTGCTCGCCTACATCCTGACCCAGCAGGAGACCGAGTACCTGCTGTGGACCGGAGGCATCGTCGCGGTGGCCACGCTGTACTGGGTGCTGTACCTGCGGCCGCGCCGCGCGACCCGGTGGCTGGTCAGCATTCCGGAGGATGCGCAGGCCTGA
- a CDS encoding maleylpyruvate isomerase family mycothiol-dependent enzyme translates to MTETDATPYLDHAVYCDEILRQTAELRSHLSGADLSVTVPTCPEWDLRKLALHVGGAHRWVAEIVRTKATAAIAPEQVPGREPVSDEPAALDAWLAEGAELCAGALRDSGADAPTWTWVGETTTAFWARRMAHETAVHRADVAGATGAEYRLAPELAADAIDEWLGIIGFIQTARGGKEADALRAGGRTIHLHATNAPGAEWIIELADEGVTWRRAHEKATVALRGPLTDVMRVFYRRLPATTPSVEVLGDADVLDQWLAATAF, encoded by the coding sequence ATGACTGAAACGGACGCCACCCCATACCTGGACCACGCCGTCTACTGTGATGAAATCCTGCGCCAGACAGCCGAGTTGAGGTCCCACCTGAGCGGTGCGGACCTCTCCGTCACGGTGCCGACCTGTCCCGAGTGGGACCTGCGCAAGCTCGCGCTGCACGTGGGCGGCGCCCATCGCTGGGTCGCCGAGATCGTACGGACCAAGGCCACGGCCGCCATAGCGCCGGAGCAGGTTCCGGGCCGCGAGCCGGTGAGTGACGAACCGGCGGCGCTGGACGCCTGGTTGGCCGAGGGCGCCGAACTGTGCGCCGGTGCCCTGCGGGACTCCGGCGCCGACGCGCCGACCTGGACCTGGGTGGGGGAGACGACCACCGCGTTCTGGGCGCGGCGGATGGCCCACGAGACCGCCGTCCACCGCGCCGACGTCGCGGGCGCCACCGGCGCCGAGTACCGGCTGGCGCCCGAGCTCGCGGCCGACGCCATCGACGAATGGCTCGGCATCATCGGCTTCATCCAGACCGCCCGGGGCGGCAAGGAGGCGGACGCACTCCGCGCCGGCGGCCGGACGATCCACCTGCACGCCACGAACGCCCCCGGCGCCGAGTGGATCATCGAACTCGCGGACGAGGGCGTCACCTGGCGCCGCGCGCACGAGAAGGCGACGGTCGCCCTGCGCGGCCCGCTCACCGACGTGATGCGCGTCTTCTACCGCAGGCTGCCCGCCACCACCCCGTCCGTCGAGGTCCTCGGCGACGCGGACGTCCTCGACCAGTGGCTGGCCGCGACGGCGTTCTGA